The window ATCCCTGGGGAGAAGCATTGGCGCTATTCAAAACGCCGAGCGGCCAACCGTATTATTTTAACTTTCATGCGTCCCCCGAAGACAAAGATTCACGGGATGAGAAATATCCTGGCAACACCTTCATTTGTGGCACCACAGGGGTGGGAAAAACCGCCTTAGAAATGGCCTTGCTCTCGTTTGCGACGAAATACCGCGGGCTCCGCTGTGTGTTTTTTGATAAGGATCGGGGCGCCGAGATCGGGATTCGAGCGATGGGCGGCAAATACTTTCCCCTCAAGCGAGGCGCGCCAACAGGGTTTAATCCCTTCCAGCTCGAGCCGACAGCCCACAACCTGCAATTCTGCGAAAAACTGATCCGCCAGTTCATCAAGACTGCGGGACAGGACCTGCCCTTGCTATCGGCGAAGGAGCAGCACGAGATCAGCCATGCCGTGCGAATCGTGATGAGCGAGGCGGTATCACGCGAGGTGCGCTGTCTCTCATTGATCATGCAAAACCTTCCGGCCACCGGTGAGAATAGTGTGAAGGCGCGGCTGAAGAAATGGACGAGGGGGCACCCGCTCGGATGGGCCTTCGACAATCCCTCCGATACACAGGATTTTAGCGGCGCAAGCTTGTTTGGGTACGACTATACAGAATTTCTCGATGATCCCGAGATTCGGACGCCGATCGTGGCGTACCTACTCCATCTGACTGAGAGCCTGATTACGGGCGACCCCTTTGTCTACTTTATGGAGGAGTTCTGGAAACCCCTGCAAGACTCGATGTTCTCGGAGTTTGCCCTCAATAAACAAAAGACGATTCGAAAGCAATCCGGTCTGGGTGTGTTTGTGACTCAATCCCCATCCGACGTCCTCGGGCATCCGATTGGTAAAACCATGGTGGAGCAAAGTGTCACACAGATTTTCTTGCCGAATCCCCGAGCGGATCACGCCGACTATGTTCACGGATTCAAAGTCACCGAATCCGAATATCGGATTATCAAGAATCTGGGAGAGGCCAGCCGCATGTTTTTGGTGAAGCAAGGGCATGGGTCCGCAATTGTCACCTTTGACTTGGGTAGTATGCCAGACATTCTGAATGTCATTTCCGGGACCACAGAGAATGTGGCATTGCTCGATCGGATCCGTGAAGACGTCGGCGATGCGCCGGAGGCCTGGATGCCAGTGCTGCACGAACGAATCGCGGCGCGGCGCGGCCTAATCAAATGACGAACAGCAGGCGAACACGCAGGGCAGGGTTATCGGCTCCAGATGCATCGAGCGAGCAATCCGGGCACAGCGGGGAGACACACCAAAGCCACGAGCCAGAATGGAACGTGGTGGGCCTGGCAACCTCAGCATACCTATGGACAGCCGGGAACGACACCGCACTGGAATGACGAAGTATGCGATGGAAGTAGCTTGGATAGCGGAACAGTCTTCGCCCGTGGGAGCAACTCTAGCAGCTGAGTGGTGAGACGACAGAGCCGAGGGTGCAATGGGTATCGGGACGTTTGTCGAAGGCGCGATCAACACATCACTCACGAATTATGTGACGACCTACAGCAATGCCGTCATTGATGTGCTCACGCCTATTGCGGTCACTGCCGTGGCCACCTATATCCTCTGGACCGGGTTCCAAGTGATGCGAGGGGAGGCACCAGATGCGGTGTCGACTCTTTTATGGAAGTGGTTTCGGATCGCGATGATTTCCGGTCTCGCCTTACATGGACCGGCATATCAAACGATCGTGACAGATGGGTTGGACGGTCTACAAGGCGCCTTTGCCACGGCGTTCGGCGGCGGTCCGACGGTCGGGGCCACCGTCGATCACATGGCCGCGCCCTTCTACAGTCTGATCGAACAACTGTTCACTGACGCCAGCACCAGTCTGTTTCCCAAGTTCGCGTTACTGGTCGCCGGCTCCCTGTGTGCCGTGGCGGCGTTGGCCATGGGGTTTATTTCAATGGGTATTTATCTGGTGGCCAAGGTCTCCCTGGCCGTCCTTCTGGCGCTGGGCCCTGCCTTTATCTTCTGTGCGATGTTTCCCGTGACGCAGCGCTATGCAGAGAGTTGGGTATCGGCCGCGCTCTCTTCTGTCTTTACCAATGTGCTGATCATGGCCACAGTCAGTTTCATGACCAGCATTGTGCACACGGCCTGTACGCAAATACTGGCCGGCTACTCACAGACCTCCATTGTGGTCGACACCTGTGGCCTCCTCTTACTCTCCTTAACCTGTGCCTATGTCTTGACTCACGTTCAATCGTTGGGTGCGGTCTTAGCAGGATCGATTTCATTTGGGAGTGCTGGAGGGGAGAGCGCACTGGTTGCGACCGGAGGGTTACGAAGCCTTGCCCGGGCTGTAGCCATAAAGGGGAATACGCCATCCATGTCAGGGACCCTCATTAACACGTCCGGCGGTCGCTCCAAGAGCGGCCAATCTGGCACGAGTGTGGCTCTCCCGATCCCAACGAGTCCGGCAGGCTCAGATCTCTATCAACGAGGGGTGTTGGAACGATTGCAGCGCTCTACCTAACCGAAGGAGGTCCCGTGTGCGGGTCTTGAAAAAAGCCGTTGCCCTGGGTGCGTTTATCACGCTGGTGATGGTTGGCTTTGTGCCGAGGGCAGAGGCGGGGATACCCGTCATTGATTCGGCCAACCTGGTGCAGTCTGTGATTCAGGCGATTTCCTGGATTCAACAGCTTCAGCAAATGCAGCAGCAAATTACGCAAGCGCAGTCCCAAATTGATGCCATCACGGGTTCCCGGAATATGGCGAGCCTGTTTAACAACCTCGCATTGGCTGGCGTGGTGCCCTCGGATGTGAACGCGGTCTATGGGGCGATTCGCAGTGGGGGGATCAATGGCTTGACGACGGCGGCGCAAATTATTCGCAACAATCGCATGATTTATAACTGTGAGGGGCGAACCGGCGATGCCCTTCGAATCTGCCAAAACATTCTCAACCAAACCCCCCAATCCCAAGCGTACTACGCGAACACCTTTCGCATGTTGGAAGGCCGCCTGAATCAAATCCGCTCACTCACCAACAGCATCGATAGCACCGCCGACGAGAAAGCCTCGTTAGATCTTCAGTCGCGAATCGCCGGAGAGCAGGCACTGGTTCAGAACGATACCAATCGTATTATGACGATGCACGCCATGGCCGAAGCGGAAGAGAAGGCAGCGGAACAGGAACATCATGAACGAACCTTGCATATGTTAGCTCCGGGCACGCCTCGGGGCATCGACAGACTGACCTACCCATAGACAGAGACACCGATAAGGACGGCGAAGACCATGGCAGACGCAAGCCCTGTGAAGAGTGGCGATGAGCGACAATTTTACGAGCAGAGCCGTGATTGGGAAATAGATCGAAGCCTCCGTCTCAAGCAGTCCGAACGACGGGCCTGGTGGGTAGCCGGGCTGGCCTGCCTGTTGGCCTGTGGGTTGGGGATCGGGCTGGCCTGTCTTGCTCCACTGAAATCCACCATTCCGTATGTGTTCGCGGTCGATC is drawn from Nitrospira sp. and contains these coding sequences:
- a CDS encoding type IV secretion system protein yields the protein MGIGTFVEGAINTSLTNYVTTYSNAVIDVLTPIAVTAVATYILWTGFQVMRGEAPDAVSTLLWKWFRIAMISGLALHGPAYQTIVTDGLDGLQGAFATAFGGGPTVGATVDHMAAPFYSLIEQLFTDASTSLFPKFALLVAGSLCAVAALAMGFISMGIYLVAKVSLAVLLALGPAFIFCAMFPVTQRYAESWVSAALSSVFTNVLIMATVSFMTSIVHTACTQILAGYSQTSIVVDTCGLLLLSLTCAYVLTHVQSLGAVLAGSISFGSAGGESALVATGGLRSLARAVAIKGNTPSMSGTLINTSGGRSKSGQSGTSVALPIPTSPAGSDLYQRGVLERLQRST
- a CDS encoding type IV secretion system protein, with translation MRVLKKAVALGAFITLVMVGFVPRAEAGIPVIDSANLVQSVIQAISWIQQLQQMQQQITQAQSQIDAITGSRNMASLFNNLALAGVVPSDVNAVYGAIRSGGINGLTTAAQIIRNNRMIYNCEGRTGDALRICQNILNQTPQSQAYYANTFRMLEGRLNQIRSLTNSIDSTADEKASLDLQSRIAGEQALVQNDTNRIMTMHAMAEAEEKAAEQEHHERTLHMLAPGTPRGIDRLTYP